A single Lactuca sativa cultivar Salinas chromosome 8, Lsat_Salinas_v11, whole genome shotgun sequence DNA region contains:
- the LOC111908233 gene encoding UDP-glucuronic acid decarboxylase 2, producing the protein MKMGSELTYRRHEPQPTSDSYSPKPNKPWLAVTRLVRYMLREQRLVFVLVGIVIATSVFAILPSSTNTNTSIHSYSVSESIQMTNPRRSVYPTGFESSFSMGGKIPLGLKRKGLRIVVTGGAGFVGSHLVDRLIARGDSVIVVDNFFTGNKDNVMHHFGNPRFELIRHDVVEPLLLEVDQIYHLACPASPVHYKHNPVKTIISNVVGTLNMLGLAKRIGARFLLTSTSEVYGDPLQHPQVETYWGNVNPIGVRSCYDEGKRTAETLTMDYHRGAGVEVRIARIFNTYGPRMCIDDGRVVSNFVAQALRKEPLTVYGDGKQTRSFQYVSDLVEGLIRLMEGEHVGPFNLGNPGEFTMLELAQVVQETIDSEAKIEFRPNTEDDPHKRKPDITKAKELLGWNPKVPLRKGLPMMVSDFRQRIFGDHKTTTTATST; encoded by the exons ATGAAGATGGGATCTGAGTTGACATACAGGCGGCACGAACCTCAACCCACGTCGGATTCTTACTCACCGAAGCCCAACAAACCATGGCTCGCTGTCACTCGCCTTGTTCGTTACATGCTCCGGGAACAACGCCTTGTGTTTGTCCTCGTCGGCATTGTCATCGCCACCTCCGTCTTCGCGATTCTTCCTTCCTCCACCAACACCAACACCTCCATCCATTCCTACTCCGTCTCCGAATCGATCCAAATGACAAACCCGAGACGATCCGTTTATCCTACTGGATTCGAGTCGTCGTTCAGTATGGGCGGGAAGATTCCTTTAGGGCTGAAAAGAAAGGGGTTAAGGATTGTGGTGACTGGTGGCGCAGGTTTCGTCGGAAGTCATCTGGTTGATCGGTTGATTGCGAGGGGAGATAGCGTGATTGTTGTTGATAATTTCTTCACCGGAAATAAAGATAAcgtgatgcatcattttgggaaCCCTAGATTTGAGCTAATTCGACACGATGTTGTTGAGCCCTTACTACTTGAAGTCGATCAGATCTATCACCTTGCTTGCCCTGCTTCCCCTGTTCACTACAAACACAATCCCGTCAAGACAATCATATC GAACGTAGTGGGGACATTGAACATGCTAGGGTTAGCAAAGAGGATCGGAGCACGCTTCTTGCTGACAAGCACCAGTGAGGTATACGGTGATCCTCTTCAACATCCTCAAGTCGAAACCTACTGGGGCAACGTCAATCCCATCG GTGTCCGAAGCTGCTACGATGAAGGAAAGCGTACTGCAGAAACGTTGACCATGGACTACCATAGAGGTGCTGGCGTCGAG GTACGGATTGCAAGGATATTCAATACATATGGTCCTCGGATGTGCATTGACGATGGACGTGTCGTTAGTAACTTTGTTGCTCAG GCACTAAGGAAAGAACCTCTCACTGTTTATGGTGATGGCAAGCAAACAAGAAGTTTCCAATATGTTTCCGATTTG GTTGAAGGTCTAATACGATTAATGGAAGGAGAACATGTCGGACCTTTTAATCTTGGAAACCCCGGTGAATTCACCATGCTCGAACTCGCCCag GTGGTCCAGGAGACAATAGACTCGGAAGCGAAAATAGAGTTCAGGCCAAACACGGAAGATGATCCACACAAAAGAAAGCCAGATATTACAAAGGCTAAGGAGCTTCTAGGATGGAATCCGAAGGTCCCTCTCCGCAAGGGTCTCCCTATGATGGTTTCTGATTTCAGGCAACGCATTTTTGGTGATCACAagaccaccaccaccgccacctcaACATAG